One part of the Arabidopsis thaliana chromosome 4, partial sequence genome encodes these proteins:
- a CDS encoding Proline-rich extensin-like family protein (Proline-rich extensin-like family protein; FUNCTIONS IN: molecular_function unknown; INVOLVED IN: biological_process unknown; LOCATED IN: endomembrane system; EXPRESSED IN: synergid; BEST Arabidopsis thaliana protein match is: Proline-rich extensin-like family protein (TAIR:AT1G26240.1); Has 159075 Blast hits to 37229 proteins in 1526 species: Archae - 242; Bacteria - 19555; Metazoa - 60385; Fungi - 27429; Plants - 26758; Viruses - 4154; Other Eukaryotes - 20552 (source: NCBI BLink).): MANPSNWPSLLMVILALYAVAAHTSAQYPYSPPSPPPYVYSSPPPYTYSPPPSPYVYKSPPYVYSSPPPYAYSPPPSPYVYKSPPYVYSSPPPYAYSPPPSPYVYKSPPYVYSSPPPYAYSPPPSPYVYKSPPYVYSSPPPYVYSSPPPYAYSPPPYAYSPPPSPYVYKSPPYVYSSPPPYAYSPPPSPYVYKSPPYVYSSPPPYAYSPPPYAYSPPPSPYVYKSPPYVYSSPPPYAYSPPPSPYVYKSPPYVYSSPPPYAYSPPPSPYVYKSPPYVYSSPPPYAYSPPPSPYVYKSPPYVYSSPPPYAYSPPPSPYVYKSPPYVYSSPPPYAYSPPPSPYVYKSPPYVYSSPPPYAYSPPPSPYVYKSPPYVYSSPPPYTYSPPPYAYSPPPPCPDVYKPPPYVYSSPPPYVYNPPPSSPPPSPSYSYSSPPPPIY; encoded by the coding sequence ATGGCTAATCCGAGTAATTGGCCATCTCTTCTTATGGTGATATTGGCCTTGTATGCCGTTGCTGCGCATACAAGTGCTCAATACCCATACTctccaccatcaccaccaccatacgtctatagttctccaccaccatatACCTATAGTCCACCACCATCTCCATATgtctacaagtctccaccttaCGTATATAgttcaccaccaccatacgcCTACAGTCCACCACCGTCTCCATACgtctacaagtctccaccttaCGTCTATAgttcaccaccaccatatgcCTACAGTCCACCACCGTCTCCATACgtctacaagtctccaccttaCGTCTATAgttcaccaccaccatacgcCTACAGTCCACCACCGTCTCCATATGTgtacaagtctccaccttaCGTCTATAGTTCTCCACCGCCATATGTCTATAGTTCTCCACCGCCATATGCCTACAGTCCACCACCATACGCCTACAGTCCACCACCAtctccatatgtttacaagtctccaccatATGTATATagttctccaccaccatatgCCTACAGTCCACCTCCATCcccatatgtttacaagtctccaccttaCGTCTATAGTTCTCCACCGCCATATGCCTACAGTCCGCCACCATACGCCTACAGTCCACCACCAtctccatatgtttacaagtctccaccatATGTATATAGTTCTCCACCTCCATATGCCTACAGTCCACCACCATCTCCATACgtctacaagtctccaccttaCGTCTATagttctccaccaccatatgCCTACAGTCCACCACCATCTCCATATGTCTACAAGTCTCCGCCTTATGTCTATAgttcaccaccaccatatgcCTATAGTCCACCACCGTCTCCATACgtctacaagtctccaccttaCGTCTATAgttcaccaccaccatacgcCTACAGTCCACCACCGTCTCCATACgtctacaagtctccaccttaCGTCTATAgttcaccaccaccatatgcCTACAGTCCACCACCGTCTCCATACgtctacaagtctccaccttaCGTCTATAgttcaccaccaccatacgcCTACAGTCCACCACCGTCTCCATACgtctacaagtctccaccttaCGTCTATagttctccaccaccatacACCTACAGCCCACCACCATACGCCTATAGTCCCCCACCTCCATGTCCAGATGTTTACAAGCCTCCACCTTATGTCTacagttctccaccaccatacgtctacaatCCCCCACCATCATCTCCTCCGCCATCTCCAAGCTATAGTTATAGCTCTCCCCCTCCTCCAATatactaa